The Niallia alba genome includes a window with the following:
- the tyrS gene encoding tyrosine--tRNA ligase → MNLLEDLQWRGIIYQQTDEEGLKEQLAKGMTSLYCGVDPTADSMHIGHLLPFLTLRRFQNAGHRPIVLVGGATGLIGDPSGKSEERKLQTLDIIGHNVKCLQAQLERIFDFDGTNGAVMVNNYDWAGKMDIVTFLRDYGKHIGVNYMLAKDTIANRLETGISFTEFTYTILQALDFLHLYEHHDCKLQIGGSDQWGNITTGLELIRKNMQEGAKAYGLTIPLVTKADGTKFGKTESGAVWLDPEKTTPYEFYQFWINTADADVIKYLKFFTFLSKEEIEGLEKSVQEEAHLRNAQKTLAEEMTKLIHGEAALEQAQKITAALFSGDIKNLTAGEIKQGFKDVPTYEHTEGEALLVDLLVAAGIVSSKRQAREDITNGAVYINGERKQELDYVLAAEDRIEEQFTVIRRGKKKYYLIKF, encoded by the coding sequence ATGAATTTACTAGAAGATCTGCAATGGAGAGGGATTATTTATCAACAGACAGATGAAGAAGGCCTAAAAGAACAATTAGCAAAAGGAATGACTAGTTTATACTGTGGAGTTGATCCGACTGCTGATAGTATGCATATTGGACATTTATTGCCTTTTCTAACGTTGAGACGTTTTCAAAATGCTGGACATCGTCCGATTGTCTTAGTTGGTGGAGCTACTGGTTTAATCGGAGATCCAAGTGGAAAAAGCGAAGAAAGAAAACTACAAACATTAGATATTATTGGTCATAATGTAAAATGCTTGCAAGCCCAATTAGAAAGAATCTTTGATTTTGATGGAACAAATGGTGCGGTTATGGTTAATAACTATGACTGGGCAGGAAAAATGGATATTGTTACATTCCTACGTGATTACGGAAAACATATTGGAGTTAACTACATGTTAGCAAAAGATACGATTGCTAATCGCCTAGAAACAGGAATTTCCTTTACTGAATTCACATATACGATTTTACAAGCGTTAGACTTTTTACATTTATATGAGCATCATGATTGTAAATTGCAAATTGGTGGTAGTGACCAATGGGGGAATATTACGACTGGACTTGAATTAATCAGAAAGAATATGCAAGAAGGAGCAAAGGCTTATGGATTAACAATTCCTCTTGTAACGAAAGCAGACGGTACGAAATTCGGTAAAACAGAAAGCGGAGCGGTTTGGTTAGATCCTGAAAAAACAACACCGTATGAGTTTTATCAATTTTGGATTAACACTGCAGATGCTGATGTGATTAAGTATTTAAAATTCTTTACTTTCCTTTCGAAAGAAGAAATTGAGGGATTAGAAAAATCTGTACAAGAAGAAGCACATTTACGCAATGCACAAAAAACGTTAGCAGAAGAAATGACAAAATTAATTCACGGGGAAGCTGCCCTTGAACAGGCACAAAAGATAACGGCAGCACTCTTTAGTGGAGATATTAAAAATTTAACTGCGGGAGAAATCAAACAAGGTTTTAAAGATGTGCCGACATATGAACATACAGAAGGGGAAGCTCTGCTTGTTGATTTACTTGTTGCAGCTGGCATTGTATCCTCTAAAAGACAAGCGCGTGAAGATATAACAAACGGCGCTGTCTACATCAATGGCGAACGTAAACAGGAATTAGATTATGTGCTTGCAGCAGAAGATCGTATCGAAGAACAATTTACGGTAATTAGACGTGGAAAGAAAAAATATTATTTAATAAAGTTTTAA
- a CDS encoding transglycosylase domain-containing protein — MNERPKWKNALSHFKNFFTNKRTLKGARITYEATWNVALVFIIIIAIGGAFGLGIGAGYFASLVKDEPIRPYAAMQKDIYNYEETSELYFANNVYLGKVPTDLEREEVKINDVSSYLKDAVIATEDENFYTHNGVVPKSIFRALFQEVTNASTQSGGSTLTQQLIKNQILTNEVSFERKAKEILLALRLEKFFEKDEILEAYLNVSTFGRNSSGRNIAGVQSAANGIFGIDAKDLTLPQAAFIAGLPQSPFGYTPFTQEGKLKKNLEPGLNRMKTVLNRMYDQEKISKKDYDAAMAYDITKDFIGPQKSPIEDYPAVTIEIQQRSIEIIAELLAKEDGYTKEDLQEDDILAEQYTTIADRQIHQNGYKIHSTINKKIYDIQQKTVKNYSLFGPDKEQQVIDPETKEKVTIMEPVETGAIMIENKTGAIISFVGGRDYNREATNHATRSLRPNGSTMKPLLVYAPAIELGTLSPGSVLPDVPLRLDPSSPGKIWPKNYDNQFHGLVTARYALQQSYNVPAVKAYIDILSQNPIKYLEKMGITSLNENDYSTRSAAIGGLSYGVTVEENTNAFSTFANSGKHIDAYMIEKIEDKNGNVIYQHEVKPVDVFSPQTAYLTLDMMRDVINQGTAAAVKGRLKFQSDWAGKTGTTQDLNDSWLIATNPNVTFGVWTGYDTPKTLETSGLSYSKRNNYLWADLLNAAYDVAPELVDPSESFKMPGGIVRQSVCSISGLLPSEGCSKAGLVTTDLFKSGMAPSKRDDSLVAGKYVQIGDKKYMALDSTPSEFSESGLMLNPDYIEKLFGIRISDPSILSENNQKLKNLIIPNNKIEDNGKAPNALKINLKGDTITWNKHGEKDVIGYRVYKDGKKVKSLKAENALSFKAGKGTYIVKAVDIAGKESKASNEIVIGNTQEKKEDKNKNEESKKAENKNTEKKDANKPANNNENKQQDNKEQTEKADEKENT, encoded by the coding sequence ATGAATGAAAGGCCGAAGTGGAAAAATGCTTTAAGCCATTTTAAAAACTTCTTCACCAATAAACGAACACTAAAAGGTGCCCGTATAACCTATGAAGCAACATGGAATGTGGCTTTAGTTTTTATCATTATCATTGCAATCGGTGGTGCTTTTGGACTCGGAATTGGTGCAGGATATTTTGCTTCACTTGTAAAGGATGAGCCAATCCGTCCTTATGCAGCAATGCAAAAAGATATTTATAATTATGAAGAAACATCAGAATTATACTTTGCCAATAATGTTTATTTAGGAAAAGTACCAACTGACCTTGAAAGAGAGGAAGTTAAAATAAATGATGTTTCAAGCTATTTAAAAGATGCTGTGATTGCTACCGAAGATGAGAATTTCTATACTCATAACGGAGTAGTGCCCAAATCCATCTTCCGCGCATTATTTCAAGAAGTAACCAATGCTTCTACTCAATCAGGAGGAAGTACCTTAACACAGCAATTAATAAAGAATCAGATTTTAACAAACGAAGTCTCCTTTGAGAGGAAAGCAAAGGAAATTCTGCTTGCACTGAGGCTAGAGAAATTCTTTGAAAAGGATGAAATATTAGAAGCTTACTTAAACGTATCCACTTTTGGAAGAAATTCATCTGGAAGAAATATTGCTGGTGTACAATCTGCAGCAAACGGTATTTTTGGGATTGATGCGAAGGACTTAACTTTGCCACAGGCTGCATTTATTGCTGGCCTTCCACAAAGTCCATTTGGTTACACTCCTTTTACACAAGAAGGGAAATTAAAAAAGAATTTAGAGCCTGGTCTAAACCGGATGAAAACTGTATTAAACAGAATGTATGATCAAGAGAAAATTTCTAAAAAAGATTATGATGCAGCAATGGCATATGATATAACTAAAGATTTTATCGGCCCTCAAAAAAGCCCGATTGAGGACTATCCAGCAGTAACAATTGAGATTCAACAAAGAAGTATCGAAATCATTGCTGAGTTGTTAGCAAAAGAAGATGGATACACAAAAGAAGACTTACAAGAAGATGACATATTAGCAGAACAATACACTACAATTGCTGACCGTCAAATTCATCAAAACGGCTATAAAATTCATAGTACAATCAACAAGAAAATCTATGATATTCAACAAAAAACGGTGAAAAATTACTCCCTTTTTGGACCAGATAAAGAACAACAAGTTATTGATCCAGAAACAAAAGAAAAAGTGACCATAATGGAACCAGTAGAAACCGGAGCCATTATGATTGAAAACAAAACGGGAGCTATCATAAGCTTTGTTGGAGGACGCGATTATAATCGAGAAGCGACAAACCATGCTACAAGGAGCTTGAGACCAAACGGATCAACAATGAAGCCGCTATTAGTTTATGCTCCAGCTATTGAACTAGGCACATTATCACCAGGTAGTGTTCTTCCAGACGTACCATTACGACTAGACCCTAGTTCACCAGGAAAAATATGGCCAAAAAACTACGATAACCAATTCCATGGTTTAGTCACAGCAAGATATGCACTTCAACAATCCTATAATGTACCTGCTGTTAAGGCATATATTGATATCCTGTCGCAAAATCCAATTAAATACTTGGAAAAAATGGGTATTACTTCTTTAAATGAAAATGACTATTCAACAAGATCTGCCGCTATCGGAGGACTTTCATACGGTGTAACGGTTGAGGAGAATACAAATGCATTTTCTACATTTGCTAATAGTGGTAAACATATTGACGCATATATGATTGAGAAAATTGAAGATAAAAACGGCAATGTTATTTATCAACATGAAGTAAAGCCAGTGGATGTATTTAGCCCACAAACAGCTTATTTAACGTTGGACATGATGAGAGATGTTATTAATCAAGGAACGGCGGCGGCTGTAAAAGGTCGTTTAAAATTCCAGTCAGATTGGGCTGGGAAAACTGGTACAACACAAGATCTTAATGACTCTTGGTTAATTGCCACAAATCCGAATGTTACGTTCGGTGTATGGACAGGTTATGATACACCAAAAACATTAGAAACATCTGGTTTATCATACAGTAAACGTAATAACTATTTATGGGCAGATTTACTAAACGCAGCTTACGACGTTGCTCCTGAGCTTGTAGACCCTTCTGAAAGCTTTAAAATGCCTGGTGGAATCGTAAGACAATCTGTGTGTTCTATTTCTGGACTATTACCTTCTGAGGGCTGCTCAAAAGCTGGACTGGTCACAACCGATTTATTTAAATCTGGTATGGCACCATCGAAAAGAGATGACAGCTTAGTAGCAGGTAAATATGTTCAAATCGGCGACAAGAAATACATGGCATTAGATTCAACCCCAAGTGAGTTTTCTGAATCAGGATTAATGCTAAATCCTGATTACATCGAAAAACTTTTTGGTATTCGTATCAGTGATCCAAGTATTCTTAGCGAAAACAACCAAAAGCTGAAGAATCTTATCATTCCTAATAATAAAATTGAAGACAATGGAAAGGCACCTAACGCACTAAAAATCAACCTTAAAGGTGATACGATAACCTGGAATAAGCATGGTGAAAAAGATGTTATTGGATATCGTGTATATAAAGACGGTAAAAAGGTGAAAAGCTTAAAAGCAGAAAATGCGTTGAGCTTTAAAGCTGGAAAAGGGACCTATATCGTTAAGGCGGTTGATATTGCCGGTAAAGAATCAAAGGCATCGAATGAGATTGTCATAGGCAATACGCAAGAAAAAAAAGAGGATAAAAATAAAAACGAAGAGAGTAAAAAGGCAGAGAATAAAAACACAGAAAAAAAAGACGCTAATAAACCAGCAAATAATAATGAAAATAAACAGCAGGACAACAAAGAACAAACCGAAAAAGCTGATGAAAAAGAGAATACTTAA
- the ccpA gene encoding catabolite control protein A, whose amino-acid sequence MNITIYDVAREASVSMATVSRVVNGNPNVKPTTRKKVLEVIDRLGYRPNAVARGLASKKTTTVGVIIPDISSTFFAELARGIEDIATMYKYNIILSNSDQNKDKELHLLNTMLGKQVDGIVFMGGNITEEHVAEFEKSPVPIVLAASIEESKKISSVNIDYAQATYDVVTSFVEKGHKSIGIVLGSLEEPINKNEKLGGYKKALEVAGIEYNESLVVEGDYSYESGMESFDKLMESDNKPTAIFVGSDEMALGVIHGAEDKGYKVPEDFEIVTSDNTKLTLMVRPQLTTVVQPLYDIGAVAMRLLTKYMNKETVEDHIVTLPHRIESRNSTK is encoded by the coding sequence ATGAATATAACAATATACGACGTTGCAAGAGAAGCAAGTGTTTCCATGGCAACTGTTTCCCGTGTTGTTAATGGAAATCCAAATGTGAAACCAACAACAAGAAAAAAGGTATTAGAAGTAATTGATCGATTAGGTTATCGTCCTAATGCAGTAGCAAGAGGACTTGCAAGCAAAAAAACAACTACAGTTGGCGTAATTATTCCAGACATATCAAGCACCTTCTTTGCGGAATTAGCAAGAGGTATTGAAGATATTGCTACAATGTATAAATATAATATTATTCTAAGTAATTCGGATCAAAATAAAGATAAAGAGCTACACTTATTAAATACAATGCTAGGTAAACAAGTAGATGGTATTGTTTTTATGGGCGGTAATATAACAGAAGAACATGTTGCTGAGTTTGAAAAGTCACCAGTGCCGATTGTTCTTGCAGCTAGTATTGAAGAAAGTAAAAAGATTTCTTCGGTTAATATTGATTATGCGCAAGCCACATATGATGTAGTGACTAGTTTTGTTGAGAAGGGTCATAAGTCTATTGGAATCGTACTTGGATCATTGGAAGAACCAATCAATAAAAATGAGAAATTAGGCGGTTACAAGAAGGCTCTAGAAGTTGCTGGAATCGAATATAACGAGTCCTTAGTAGTAGAAGGTGATTATAGCTATGAATCTGGTATGGAATCCTTCGATAAGTTAATGGAAAGCGATAATAAACCAACGGCTATCTTTGTAGGGTCAGATGAAATGGCGCTAGGTGTCATTCATGGGGCAGAAGATAAAGGATATAAAGTACCGGAAGATTTCGAAATTGTTACCTCTGATAATACAAAATTAACGTTAATGGTTCGTCCGCAACTAACAACAGTTGTTCAGCCGTTATATGACATTGGTGCTGTAGCCATGAGATTACTCACTAAATATATGAATAAAGAAACGGTGGAAGATCATATTGTTACACTTCCACATCGAATTGAATCTCGTAATTCAACAAAATGA
- a CDS encoding bifunctional 3-deoxy-7-phosphoheptulonate synthase/chorismate mutase: protein MSNKELEELRNRVDELNLEILEKINERASLVQKIGQTKGTHGAHRYDPVRERKMLDHIVNKNDGPFDNATISHLFKQIFKMGLQLQQEDDSKALLVSRKKKAEDTIVDVKGTKIGDGTPKFVFGPCSVESYEQVAQVAASVQAKGLKLLRGGAFKPRTSPYDFQGLGVEGLKILKRVADEYDLAVISEIVSTEHIETALDYIDVIQIGARNMQNFELLKAAGSVKKPILLKRGLAATIEEFINAAEYIMSQGNDQIILCERGIRTYERATRNTLDISAVPILKQETHLPVFVDVTHSTGRKDLLLPCAKAALAIGADGVMAEVHPDPAVALSDSAQQMDIEQFDEFYRAIQSTPYVRA, encoded by the coding sequence GTGAGCAATAAAGAATTAGAAGAATTGCGTAATCGAGTAGATGAGTTAAACTTAGAAATTTTAGAAAAAATTAATGAGAGGGCAAGTCTAGTTCAAAAAATTGGCCAGACAAAAGGAACCCACGGCGCACATCGATATGATCCTGTTCGTGAAAGAAAAATGCTTGATCATATTGTAAATAAAAATGATGGACCGTTTGATAATGCCACTATTTCTCATTTATTTAAGCAAATTTTTAAAATGGGTTTACAATTACAACAAGAAGATGATAGCAAAGCTTTATTAGTATCTCGTAAGAAAAAGGCAGAGGACACAATTGTTGACGTAAAAGGAACAAAAATTGGTGATGGTACGCCTAAATTTGTGTTTGGTCCATGTTCAGTAGAATCTTATGAGCAAGTAGCACAAGTGGCTGCATCTGTTCAGGCTAAAGGGCTAAAGCTTCTGCGTGGAGGTGCGTTCAAACCGAGAACATCACCATATGATTTCCAAGGACTTGGTGTAGAAGGCTTGAAAATTTTAAAAAGAGTAGCGGATGAATATGATTTAGCTGTAATTAGTGAAATTGTTAGTACGGAACATATTGAAACAGCATTAGATTATATTGATGTAATCCAAATTGGTGCACGTAATATGCAAAACTTTGAATTATTAAAAGCTGCTGGTAGTGTAAAAAAACCGATTCTTTTAAAACGTGGATTAGCAGCAACGATTGAAGAATTTATAAATGCAGCAGAGTATATTATGTCACAAGGAAATGATCAAATTATCCTTTGTGAGCGTGGTATTCGTACGTATGAACGTGCTACAAGAAATACATTAGATATTTCAGCTGTTCCAATTTTAAAACAAGAAACACATCTTCCAGTTTTCGTGGATGTTACCCATTCAACAGGAAGAAAGGATCTATTATTACCTTGTGCGAAGGCAGCTCTAGCTATTGGTGCAGATGGAGTAATGGCAGAGGTTCACCCTGATCCAGCAGTTGCATTATCTGATTCAGCACAACAAATGGATATTGAACAATTCGATGAATTTTACCGTGCAATACAATCTACACCATATGTAAGAGCATAA
- the pilM gene encoding cell division protein FtsA yields the protein MQSNEKLFALDIGTRSVVGIILEKKEDSYHVSDLLSIEHTERAMLDGQIHDVLAVSKIIKEIREQLEVKHGPLKRVSVAAAGRALKTERASFEMNIERKPLITKEDILHMELTAVQQAQSSVAEKNDRDKSQFYYCVGYSVLYYSLDDQEMGSLIDQQGSLAKVEIIATFLPRVVVESLIAALHRANLEMQALTLEPIAAINVLIPPSMRRLNVALVDIGAGTSDIAITDTGTVTAYGMVPVAGDEITEAISDAYLLDFPLAEKAKRELSQSDQITISDILGFTTELHKENVINEIEPALDKLADTICREILSLNNHKSPKAVMLVGGGSQTPALQQKIAEMLNLPSNRVAIRGIDAITNLTFAKDFHLGPELVTPVGIAIAAEKSPVQYKTVYINDQPVRLFEVNKLTVGDCILASGIRMNQLYGKPGNAMIVSINNQKITIPGSHGEGPTILRKGLPCSLEDTVEDGESLMVYRGKDGEQAIVQIKDLLDTESDKNITINNKNYTIHSKILCNGKAVSAEHQIEDKDVIEYQADATIQEALESLHLSNMIEELKPFHILINGKETVLPAFSGKIMKNGLSCRLNQLFENNDVILLEKRKTPTVQELADRKQILMYQVLPVYFNDKKITLTKQLAQIQRKGQILQMDDLLYSGDDIRIEQKPFEGFLFQDLFAFVNIHMPQNGAGSFQLLRNGENATFLTPIKKDDRLSIVWPAKTESPTTSN from the coding sequence GTGCAAAGTAATGAGAAACTTTTTGCATTAGATATTGGTACTCGATCAGTTGTCGGAATTATCTTAGAAAAAAAAGAGGATAGTTATCATGTTTCCGATTTATTATCCATTGAACATACCGAAAGAGCCATGTTAGATGGCCAGATTCATGACGTGTTAGCTGTTTCCAAGATTATTAAAGAAATTAGAGAACAATTAGAAGTAAAACATGGACCTTTAAAAAGAGTAAGTGTAGCTGCTGCTGGAAGAGCATTAAAGACAGAACGAGCGTCTTTTGAAATGAACATCGAAAGAAAACCGCTTATTACAAAAGAAGATATATTACATATGGAGTTAACCGCAGTCCAGCAAGCACAAAGCTCTGTCGCAGAAAAAAATGACCGTGACAAAAGTCAATTTTACTATTGTGTTGGCTATTCGGTTCTTTACTATTCTCTAGATGATCAAGAAATGGGAAGTCTAATCGATCAACAAGGATCCCTTGCAAAGGTAGAAATTATTGCTACCTTTTTACCAAGAGTGGTTGTAGAATCGCTTATCGCTGCCTTGCATCGAGCTAATTTAGAAATGCAAGCGTTGACGTTAGAACCTATCGCTGCCATTAATGTCCTTATTCCCCCTTCTATGAGACGTTTAAATGTAGCCTTAGTAGACATTGGAGCAGGAACATCTGATATTGCAATCACAGACACAGGAACAGTTACTGCTTACGGAATGGTGCCTGTCGCGGGGGATGAAATAACGGAAGCAATCAGCGACGCATATTTATTAGACTTTCCATTGGCCGAAAAAGCTAAAAGAGAATTATCCCAAAGTGATCAAATTACAATTTCAGATATTCTTGGTTTTACAACTGAATTACATAAGGAAAATGTGATAAACGAAATTGAACCAGCTTTAGACAAATTAGCCGATACTATCTGTCGAGAAATTCTTTCATTAAACAATCATAAATCACCTAAAGCAGTGATGCTCGTTGGTGGTGGAAGCCAGACTCCAGCACTGCAACAAAAGATTGCTGAGATGCTAAATCTGCCTTCTAATCGTGTTGCAATTAGAGGAATTGATGCTATCACAAACTTAACCTTTGCAAAAGACTTCCATTTAGGACCTGAACTAGTAACACCAGTTGGAATTGCTATTGCGGCTGAGAAATCGCCAGTCCAATACAAAACAGTTTATATAAATGACCAACCCGTTAGATTGTTTGAAGTCAATAAACTAACCGTCGGAGATTGTATTTTAGCATCAGGTATTCGGATGAACCAATTATACGGGAAACCCGGCAACGCAATGATTGTATCCATAAACAATCAAAAAATAACGATTCCAGGTAGTCATGGAGAAGGCCCTACCATTTTAAGAAAAGGATTGCCATGCTCCTTGGAAGATACTGTAGAAGACGGGGAATCCTTAATGGTTTATCGCGGAAAAGATGGAGAACAAGCTATTGTTCAAATAAAGGATTTACTTGATACAGAATCTGACAAAAATATAACAATAAACAATAAAAACTATACCATTCATTCCAAAATTCTTTGCAATGGAAAAGCTGTTTCTGCTGAACACCAGATAGAAGACAAAGATGTTATCGAGTATCAAGCAGATGCTACTATTCAAGAAGCATTAGAATCACTCCATTTATCGAATATGATCGAAGAACTAAAGCCTTTTCACATTTTAATTAATGGAAAAGAAACAGTCCTTCCTGCTTTCTCAGGAAAGATTATGAAAAATGGTCTTTCTTGTCGCTTAAATCAATTATTCGAAAATAATGATGTTATTCTATTAGAAAAGAGAAAAACGCCGACTGTTCAAGAATTGGCAGATAGAAAACAAATTTTAATGTACCAAGTACTGCCTGTATATTTTAATGATAAGAAAATAACGCTGACAAAACAGTTAGCACAAATACAAAGAAAAGGTCAAATTCTTCAAATGGATGATCTCCTATATAGCGGTGACGACATTAGAATCGAGCAAAAACCATTTGAGGGCTTTTTATTTCAAGATTTATTTGCTTTCGTAAATATCCATATGCCTCAAAATGGCGCAGGGTCTTTTCAACTGTTACGAAACGGGGAAAATGCAACCTTTTTAACGCCTATAAAAAAAGACGATCGGCTATCGATTGTTTGGCCTGCAAAAACAGAAAGCCCAACTACAAGCAACTAA
- the ytxJ gene encoding bacillithiol system redox-active protein YtxJ, whose amino-acid sequence MKKIDTVEKFEELVKTTDTFWLVKHSLTCPISAHAFDEYKQYEQENQEIDTYYLAVQEARPLSNYIAEKYQVRHESPQALLFADNNIVWHASHRKINIASLQKAVKEI is encoded by the coding sequence ATGAAAAAAATAGACACGGTCGAAAAATTTGAGGAGCTAGTTAAGACTACTGATACTTTTTGGTTAGTTAAGCATAGTTTAACATGCCCTATTAGTGCTCATGCTTTTGATGAATATAAACAATATGAGCAAGAAAATCAAGAAATAGATACATACTACTTAGCTGTACAAGAGGCTAGACCATTATCTAATTATATTGCTGAAAAATATCAAGTAAGACATGAATCTCCACAAGCATTACTTTTTGCAGATAATAATATAGTTTGGCATGCATCACACAGGAAAATAAATATAGCCTCTTTACAAAAGGCCGTTAAAGAAATATAG
- a CDS encoding YtxH domain-containing protein — protein sequence MKREQEIIHANESSSSKDFLFGAFLGGIVGAATALFLAPKPGKELLQDLNGQAGVLKEKGSEFISIAKDKTDQLSNVVTKTSVDIMDKVKNTKGQENTSDRFDELKEQASDLSTSLKSTEFDEIQQKLEETKRAFDETESKYNQ from the coding sequence ATGAAGCGAGAACAAGAAATAATCCATGCAAATGAAAGCTCAAGTTCTAAGGATTTTCTATTTGGTGCATTTTTAGGTGGGATTGTTGGAGCAGCTACTGCGTTATTTCTTGCTCCAAAGCCAGGAAAAGAATTACTTCAAGATTTGAACGGACAAGCAGGAGTATTAAAGGAAAAAGGATCAGAATTCATTTCTATTGCAAAAGATAAAACAGATCAATTAAGTAATGTAGTTACTAAAACTTCTGTTGATATTATGGATAAGGTGAAAAACACTAAAGGTCAAGAGAATACTTCAGACCGTTTTGACGAGCTGAAGGAACAAGCATCGGATTTAAGCACAAGTTTAAAAAGTACTGAATTCGATGAAATTCAACAAAAATTAGAAGAAACAAAACGTGCATTTGATGAGACAGAAAGTAAATATAACCAATGA
- a CDS encoding DUF948 domain-containing protein, whose translation MINLLYLSVALIAIAFTILVIYVARTLKSLHTTLDSVSRTLVGLERQLDGVTRETTILLQKTNDLAADIQQKSESLNSVVDAVKDVGSSVQGFNQSVQSITQNVENTLVKNQDKIAQIVQYSKVFMNIKDQWKARKTEQNRTRVRSN comes from the coding sequence ATGATAAATCTTTTATACTTAAGCGTAGCATTAATAGCTATTGCGTTTACAATTCTTGTCATTTATGTTGCGAGAACATTGAAATCATTACATACTACGCTGGATAGTGTTTCCAGAACACTCGTCGGGTTAGAAAGGCAACTAGATGGTGTCACGAGAGAAACAACTATTTTATTACAAAAGACGAATGATCTAGCGGCAGATATTCAACAGAAATCAGAAAGTTTAAATTCCGTTGTTGATGCAGTGAAGGATGTAGGATCAAGCGTACAAGGATTTAATCAATCTGTACAATCGATTACACAAAATGTAGAAAATACACTTGTAAAAAATCAAGATAAAATTGCTCAAATTGTTCAATATAGTAAAGTGTTTATGAATATTAAAGATCAATGGAAAGCTAGAAAAACAGAACAAAATCGTACTCGTGTAAGAAGCAATTAA
- a CDS encoding aminopeptidase, giving the protein MKDPRIDQLAKNLINYSIRLQKGEKVLIENFGLQKELVKALVREAYAAGGYPFVSLKDNDVNRSLLLEAQQEQYDMMAQFEANVMSNMDAYIGLRAGDNINELADVPAEKMKIEGSTIGKQVHREIRVPKTRWVVLRYPSPSMAQLARMSTDAFEDFYFDVCNLDYGKMDKAMDNLVALMNRTDKVRLTGPGTDLTFSIKDIPAIKCSGQMNIPDGEVYTAPVRDSVNGLLTYNTPSPYQGFTFENVSLKFENGKIVDATANDTERLNKVLDTDEGARYIGEFAIGVNPYILHPMQDILFDEKIDGSFHFTPGQAYDNAYNGNNSNIHWDMVNIQRPDYGGGEIYFDDVLIRKDGKFVLPELEALNPENLK; this is encoded by the coding sequence ATGAAAGATCCACGCATTGATCAACTAGCAAAAAATCTAATTAATTATTCCATTCGCTTACAAAAAGGCGAAAAGGTTCTTATTGAAAATTTTGGACTTCAAAAAGAACTTGTAAAAGCACTTGTACGCGAAGCATACGCAGCTGGTGGTTATCCTTTTGTTTCCCTAAAGGATAACGATGTAAATCGTTCTTTGCTTTTAGAAGCACAACAGGAGCAATATGATATGATGGCACAATTTGAAGCAAATGTGATGAGTAATATGGATGCATATATTGGGCTTCGAGCTGGTGATAACATTAATGAGCTTGCAGACGTTCCTGCAGAAAAAATGAAGATTGAAGGGTCAACCATTGGTAAACAGGTACATAGAGAAATTCGCGTTCCTAAAACAAGATGGGTTGTCCTTCGTTACCCTAGCCCATCCATGGCACAGCTTGCAAGAATGAGTACAGATGCATTTGAAGATTTCTATTTTGATGTTTGTAATCTGGATTATGGGAAAATGGACAAAGCAATGGATAATCTTGTAGCATTAATGAACCGCACTGACAAAGTTCGCTTAACTGGTCCAGGGACAGACTTAACTTTCTCTATTAAAGACATCCCAGCAATTAAGTGTTCTGGTCAAATGAATATTCCAGATGGTGAAGTTTATACTGCTCCTGTACGTGACTCGGTTAATGGATTACTAACTTATAATACTCCTTCGCCTTACCAAGGATTTACATTTGAAAATGTTAGCTTAAAGTTTGAAAATGGAAAAATTGTCGATGCAACAGCTAACGATACGGAGAGACTAAACAAAGTATTGGATACTGATGAAGGTGCTCGTTATATTGGGGAATTTGCAATAGGAGTAAACCCATATATTCTACATCCAATGCAGGATATTTTATTTGATGAAAAAATCGATGGAAGCTTCCACTTTACACCAGGACAAGCCTATGATAATGCTTATAACGGTAATAACTCCAATATCCACTGGGATATGGTAAATATTCAACGTCCTGATTATGGTGGTGGAGAAATCTACTTCGATGATGTTTTAATAAGAAAAGATGGAAAATTTGTTCTTCCTGAATTAGAAGCATTAAATCCAGAGAATTTAAAATAA